GCCCGGCTCCGGCATGCTGCCCGCCGAGTGGCTCGACGGTGACCTCGTGGCGCGCGCCTTGCGCGACGTCAGCCGCCAGCCCGGCAGTTTGCTGCTCGGTTACGGCGCGCCGCAGGGTTTTTTGCCGCTGCGCCAGCAATTGCAGCTGAAACTGGCGGAGCTGGAAATCGCCTGCCCGCCCGAGCAGATCGTCACCACGGTGGGCGTGATGCAGGCGCTGGACCTGGTGGCGCGCGAGTTTGCCCGCCCCGGCGAGACCATTTTTGTCGACGATCCCGCGTACTGGCTGATGTTCGGCGCCTTTGCCGCCATGGGCATGCACGTCATCGGCATCCCGCGCCTCGGGGACGGCCCCGATATCGCCGTGCTGGCCGAACTGGCGGCGCTGCACCGTCCCAGGCTGTACGTGATCAACTCGGTGCTGCACAACCCCAGTTCGACGTCGCTGTCGGCGGCCAAGGCCTTCCAGGTGCTGCGCCTGGCCGAACAACATGATTTTCTCATCGTCGAAGACGATATCTATTGCGACATGCACCCGGGTGGCGCGGTGCAGCCGGCCACGCGCCTGGCCGCGCTGGACCAGCTGCGCCGCGTGATTTACCTGGGCGGCTTTTCCAAGAGCCTGGCGGCGAACCTGCGCGTGGGCTTCATCGCCACGTCCCCGGAGCGGGCGCAGCGCCTGGCTGACCGCAAGATGCTGGCCACCCTGACCAGCAGCGACATCGGCGAGCGCGTCGTGTATAAGATCCTCTCGCAGGGGCTGTACCGCAAGCATGCGGAGCGCCTGCGCGCGCGGCTCGACAAGGTGCGCGACGGTACCTACCGCAAGGCCGAACGGGCGGGCTTGCGCTTCGAACCGGCATCGGCGGGCATGTTCGTGTGGGCCGATGCGGGCTGCGACACGAATGTGCTGGCCGAAAAGGCGCTGGCCGAGGGGCTGGTGCTGGCGCCGGGCAGCCTGTTTTCGCCGCGCCAGCTGCCGTCGATGCGCATGCGCCTGAACCTGGCCACGGTGCAGGACGAGCGCATCTGGGCGTTTTTCGACCGTACACTGGGCTGAAACAGCACATTTTTCGGGAGCTCTTGAAATCGCTGGCACCATCCCCAACTTCTTGAAATCCGTCCCATCCACAAGACTATGAGGTAAACATGGCTGTCTCCGAAAAGCAAACCCTGGGTTTTCAGACCGAAGTGAAGCAAATGCTGCACCTGATGATCCATTCCCTGTACTCGAACAAGGAAATCTTCCTGCGCGAATTGATCTCGAACGCGTCCGACGCGGCCGACAAATTGCGCTTTGAAGCGATCGATAACGACGCCCTGTACGGCAACGATCACGAATTGAAGATCAAGGTCAGCTTCGACAAGGATGCGCGCACCATCACCATTTCCGACAACGGCATCGGCATGACCCGCGACGAGGCGATCTCGCACCTGGGCA
Above is a genomic segment from Janthinobacterium sp. 64 containing:
- a CDS encoding aminotransferase-like domain-containing protein produces the protein MSNTLASPSLPLLSRASGETLIDQIVRSLAARIDDKLLRGGARMPSIRQCAASLEVSCATVVASYDKLVARGYLESRRGAGFFVRERSPLNAPAPPAGAQDAVAQPMDVVWLIRNMFRQTPAIPAPGSGMLPAEWLDGDLVARALRDVSRQPGSLLLGYGAPQGFLPLRQQLQLKLAELEIACPPEQIVTTVGVMQALDLVAREFARPGETIFVDDPAYWLMFGAFAAMGMHVIGIPRLGDGPDIAVLAELAALHRPRLYVINSVLHNPSSTSLSAAKAFQVLRLAEQHDFLIVEDDIYCDMHPGGAVQPATRLAALDQLRRVIYLGGFSKSLAANLRVGFIATSPERAQRLADRKMLATLTSSDIGERVVYKILSQGLYRKHAERLRARLDKVRDGTYRKAERAGLRFEPASAGMFVWADAGCDTNVLAEKALAEGLVLAPGSLFSPRQLPSMRMRLNLATVQDERIWAFFDRTLG